The Natronomonas salsuginis genome includes a region encoding these proteins:
- a CDS encoding alpha/beta hydrolase family protein, translating to MQVEHEIPVDGKTVSAVHHEAASDGDQWLVFCHGFRSDKTGSYETRCERAVEEGYHAVRFDFRGSGESDGAFADATLTTRIDDLLAVVERFDPPSYALFGSSFGAKVAFHAAARAGRPSGIGEPVVIVARAPVTYNRAFDEYREIIDSEGVLRYDADHAIDRRFFDDFDGYAFADVVDALDLPVALFHGSDDESVPIADTFEAAAALDADVLVAKYAGEGHRFSRAGEKRLRAQTFGWLSTVWPAAGPD from the coding sequence ATGCAGGTCGAACACGAGATACCAGTCGACGGGAAGACTGTCTCGGCGGTTCACCACGAGGCGGCGAGCGATGGCGACCAGTGGCTCGTTTTCTGTCACGGGTTTCGCAGCGACAAGACGGGAAGCTACGAGACGCGGTGCGAGCGCGCGGTGGAGGAGGGCTACCACGCCGTCCGGTTCGACTTCCGGGGGAGCGGCGAGTCCGACGGCGCGTTCGCCGACGCGACGCTGACGACCCGGATCGACGACCTGCTCGCCGTGGTCGAGCGGTTCGATCCGCCGTCGTACGCACTGTTCGGCTCCAGTTTCGGAGCGAAGGTCGCGTTTCACGCGGCCGCACGGGCGGGCCGACCGAGCGGGATCGGCGAACCGGTCGTGATCGTCGCTCGAGCGCCGGTGACGTACAATCGCGCGTTCGACGAATACCGCGAGATCATCGACTCCGAAGGCGTCCTTCGGTACGACGCCGACCACGCGATCGACCGCCGCTTTTTCGACGACTTCGACGGGTACGCGTTCGCGGACGTGGTGGACGCGCTCGATCTCCCGGTGGCGCTCTTTCACGGGAGCGACGACGAGTCGGTCCCGATCGCCGACACCTTCGAGGCCGCCGCGGCGCTGGACGCCGACGTGCTCGTTGCGAAGTACGCGGGGGAGGGCCACCGATTCTCCCGGGCCGGCGAGAAACGACTCCGGGCGCAGACGTTCGGTTGGTTGTCGACCGTCTGGCCGGCGGCCGGACCCGACTGA
- a CDS encoding cupin domain-containing protein yields MSYHHIAVSDLDQWDNRDADVRSISVAAGLDFQNAPFGLRVYEAEPGQQLPLRYHYHDEQTEAFYVLEGTLHVETPRGEFVVDADEVLVVDPGNAHRAHNPEDADAPVRALAIGAPTVDDAHGYEPEA; encoded by the coding sequence ATGAGCTACCATCACATTGCAGTCTCCGACCTCGATCAGTGGGACAACCGAGACGCGGACGTGCGATCGATCAGCGTCGCCGCCGGCCTCGACTTTCAGAACGCGCCCTTCGGGCTCCGCGTCTACGAGGCCGAACCGGGCCAACAGCTCCCGCTGCGGTATCACTATCACGACGAACAGACGGAGGCGTTCTACGTCCTAGAAGGGACGCTCCATGTCGAGACGCCTAGGGGCGAGTTCGTTGTCGACGCCGACGAGGTGTTGGTCGTCGACCCCGGCAACGCCCACCGCGCGCACAACCCCGAGGACGCCGACGCCCCCGTCCGGGCGTTGGCGATCGGCGCGCCCACGGTCGACGACGCGCACGGCTACGAGCCCGAGGCATGA
- a CDS encoding nucleotidyltransferase domain-containing protein: MLTEATPEFELLARCVRPDGAVATGERLDAVLARDPDWDRVLELGRRHGVTPLLNRGVQELDASEAGIGVPERVRSALTERTRSTAMRNIRSASELRELLEAFEARGVRALPFKGPVLEAFAHGEIGMRAYGDLDVLVPREDVTAAVDVLEAAGYEWVDAPRLDDAAILGGPFTKPLVAEYELQRDRANVEVRWRIGDADQPFAPDVETCWERRETVAVAGYDVPALAPEDRLRMLAFHGTKHKWHLLKWACDFVAALAATDVDWPDLLAEARRHGDERRLLIGAALIDRLFDVSVPDAVRSRVEADSRADRLAAAAVEELCAERTTRPERRDRVAYTARATDSVGDSLRTVLYHSRLHPGLSEYRLVPLPGALHPIYYLVLPLRLLAERSPFSLGEARDEGPIDRV; this comes from the coding sequence ATGTTGACCGAGGCGACCCCGGAGTTCGAACTCCTCGCGCGGTGTGTCCGACCCGACGGTGCGGTGGCGACGGGCGAGCGCCTCGACGCGGTGCTCGCCCGAGACCCCGACTGGGATCGAGTCCTCGAGCTAGGCCGGCGACACGGCGTCACGCCGCTTTTGAACCGGGGCGTACAGGAGCTCGACGCGTCCGAAGCCGGGATCGGCGTTCCGGAGCGCGTTCGGTCGGCGCTGACCGAGCGGACCAGATCGACCGCGATGCGCAACATCCGGTCCGCATCGGAGCTTCGCGAACTCCTTGAAGCGTTCGAGGCGCGCGGCGTTCGCGCGCTCCCGTTCAAGGGGCCGGTGCTCGAAGCGTTCGCCCACGGCGAGATCGGAATGCGCGCGTACGGGGACCTCGACGTCCTCGTCCCTCGCGAGGACGTTACCGCGGCCGTGGACGTGCTCGAGGCCGCCGGGTACGAGTGGGTGGACGCGCCGAGACTCGACGACGCGGCGATCCTTGGCGGGCCGTTCACGAAGCCGCTGGTGGCCGAGTACGAACTGCAGCGCGACCGGGCGAACGTCGAGGTTCGGTGGCGCATCGGCGACGCCGACCAGCCGTTCGCGCCGGACGTCGAAACGTGCTGGGAGCGCCGGGAGACGGTCGCGGTCGCCGGCTACGACGTCCCCGCGCTCGCCCCCGAGGATCGGCTCCGAATGCTGGCGTTTCACGGCACCAAACACAAGTGGCACCTCCTGAAGTGGGCCTGCGACTTCGTCGCGGCACTGGCGGCGACCGACGTGGACTGGCCGGATCTGCTCGCGGAAGCGCGGCGGCACGGCGACGAGAGACGGCTGCTCATCGGGGCGGCGCTGATCGATCGGCTCTTCGACGTATCCGTTCCCGACGCCGTTCGCTCGCGTGTCGAGGCCGACTCGCGCGCCGATCGCCTCGCCGCGGCGGCCGTCGAGGAGCTCTGCGCGGAGCGGACGACCCGCCCCGAGCGGCGCGATCGGGTCGCCTACACGGCGCGGGCGACCGACTCGGTCGGCGATTCGCTGCGAACCGTGCTGTACCACTCGCGGCTGCACCCGGGGCTCTCGGAGTACCGACTCGTGCCCCTGCCGGGCGCGCTCCACCCGATCTACTACCTCGTCCTCCCGCTTCGACTCCTCGCCGAGCGGTCGCCGTTCTCGCTCGGTGAGGCGCGGGACGAGGGGCCGATCGACCGGGTGTGA
- a CDS encoding PqqD family peptide modification chaperone: MSAVDTTTTVTASDHPTTTTVDGELMLLNTDTGMYQGLTGVGPRVWELLQEPTTVQRIVETITEEYDVPAETCERDVLEFVRTMADEELVEIEP, encoded by the coding sequence ATGTCCGCAGTCGACACGACCACGACCGTTACGGCGAGCGATCACCCGACGACGACCACCGTCGACGGCGAGTTGATGCTTCTCAACACCGACACGGGGATGTATCAGGGGCTCACCGGCGTCGGCCCCCGAGTCTGGGAACTGCTCCAAGAGCCGACGACGGTGCAGCGGATCGTGGAGACGATCACGGAGGAGTACGACGTGCCGGCCGAGACCTGTGAGCGAGATGTCCTCGAGTTCGTCCGGACGATGGCCGACGAGGAACTCGTCGAAATCGAGCCGTAG